A stretch of the Orcinus orca chromosome 1, mOrcOrc1.1, whole genome shotgun sequence genome encodes the following:
- the GPATCH4 gene encoding G patch domain-containing protein 4: MSVTPEVKSRGMKFAEEQLLKHGWTRGKGLGRKENGITQALRVTLKQDTHGVGHDPAKEFTNHWWNDLFNKTAASLVVKTGQDGVQIRCLSKKTTRHDPSKPNLLYQKFVKTATLTSSGEKPDKDLESCSDDDSQGSKPPKILTDEMMLQACEGRTAHKAARLGITMKAKLARLEAQEQAFLACLKGQDPGVPQLQSESKPPQKKKKKRKQKEEEEATATERNAEEYPEHTDQSVRKSKKKKRRHQEESVTDEREGTAVRHEEEETTGTSGLGELKNREQTDQSLRKRKKKRRQREEEDLNMEEAVVDSGTREAESRSCSDRKSRRSKKKRQRHQEEEDVLHVGDEGEEEGGRARTAESKAYTGSSGKGKKRQKQPEEERPGVHTDQRAKKKKQKKRN; encoded by the exons ATGAGCGTCACCCCAGAGGTCAAGAGTCGTGGGATGAAGTTTGCTGAGGAGCAGCTGCTAAAGCATGGATGGACTCGAG GCAAAGGCCTGGGCCGGAAGGAGAATGGCATCACCCAGGCCCTCAGGGTAACGCTGAAGCAGGACACTCATGGG GTGGGACACGACCCTGCCAAAGAGTTCACAAACCACTGGTGGAATGATCTCTTCAACAAGACTGCGGCCAGCTTGGTAGTGAAAACTGGGCAG GATGGTGTACAGATAAGGTGCCTGTCTAAGAAGACCACCCGTCATGATCCTTCCAAGCCCAACTTGCTGTATCAGAAGTTTGTGAAG ACGGCCACACTGACTTCAAGTGGGGAGAAGCCAGACAAGGACTTGGAAAGCTGCAGTGATGACGACAGCCAGGGGTCCAAGCCTCCAAAGAT TCTGACTGATGAGATGATGCTCCAGGCCTGTGAGGGGCGAACAGCACACAA GGCTGCCCGTCTTGGGATCACGATGAAGGCTAAGCTTGCTCGGCTAGAGGCCCAGGAGCAGGCCTTCCTGGCTTGTCTCAAAGGCCAGGACCCTGGGGTCCCTCAACTGCAGTCTGAGAGCAAgcccccacaaaaaaagaaaaagaaaaggaagcagaaagaggaggaagaggccacGGCAACTGAAAGGAATGCAGAAGAGTACCCAGAACACACTGACCAGAGTGTCAGGAaaagcaagaagaagaaaaggcgGCATCAAGAAGAGAGTGTCACAGATGAGAGAGAGGGAACAGCTGTAAGGCATGAGGAAGAAGAGACCACAGGAACAAGTGGGCTTGGGGAATTGaaaaacagagaacaaactgatCAGTCCctcaggaaaaggaagaagaagaggaggcagCGTGAGGAAGAAGACTTGAACATGGAGGAGGCTGTTGTAGATAGTGGGACCAGAGAAGCAGAAAGCAGATCATGCAGTGATCGGAAAAgtaggagaagcaagaagaaaagacagcggcatcaggaggaggaggacgTCTTGCATGTAGGGgatgaaggagaggaggaaggtggcAGGGCTAGGACAGCAGAGAGCAAGGCATACACGGGCTCAAGTGGCAAAGGTAAGAAGAGGCAGAAGCAACCAGAGGAGGAAAGACCTGGAGTCCACACTGACCAGagagcaaaaaagaagaaacagaagaagagaaaCTGA